Part of the Notamacropus eugenii isolate mMacEug1 chromosome 5, mMacEug1.pri_v2, whole genome shotgun sequence genome is shown below.
GCCTGTTGAAATTCAGGATGGTTTAATTTTGCAGAAGTTTTTTCTTCTATCAAGTTAGAGCCCCCTGTTGAGAGATGAGGGGTCAGAGGGTCCTGAAGGGGAGACCAAGGGTCAACAATTGGGTCCATGTCATAGGGTGGGGTTGGTGACTCACAGTGAGTCATCCTGAGGGATTGGCCCACCTGTCCCTGAGCCTCGGAGAACTGGCACTATTTCATGCCCCCCCCGCTCCCCAAGACTCTCCCCAATGGCCCTTCCAGGGGCAGCCGGCCACTGGCCCTCCCCAAATCCTGCCCTCCACCGCCCTTTCtcccacatttctttctctgttctccttctgtttccaatttgtcctgtttTGGAGTCTAAATCTCTGCTTCTGTCCCCTTTTCTATCTCCTCTCTTCTGTTTCCACGTTTCTCTAATTCTGTCATGTTTCCTTCTGCAgatgtttctgtctttctctcactctccacttgtttcctcttccccatttctttgatttgttctgtctctgcctctccttgGCACCCCCACATCGCTCACCTCCAAGTCCCCATCTTCAGGGGGCTCTTGCTCCCCATTCTCCATGTCAGGGTTGCCTTGGATGCTGGCCCTTGGAAGACCCTCTCTCTGGGTTGCCTGCCCTTTCCAGACGTTCGCCTCCCCACCAGCCCTGGTTTTTACagttctcacctctgcctctgaccctctctccctacctctctgTCTCGTATCCTCTCTGGTCGCTTTTTCAGTCTCTGTCACCGACGCAGACtaactttttctctatttctgctcCTCCTGTGTCTTTGCAGATATCTGTTCTCTGTCTGTTTTCCTCCGTTGAATCTTTTGGTTTTTGGCTTGTCTTGCagtctcttctttgtctctctcctctatctctctGGGTGTCTCTCTGTTTTGTATATCAGACTCTCCTCTGTCCTGACTCTGTCAGtcaggggtgggtgggtgggtgggtgtgtgtgtgtgtgtgtgtgtgtgtgtgtgagagagagagagagagagagagagagagagagagagagagagagagagagagagagagagagagaggaaggaaaaagggagaagggatagGGGGGCAGGAACCTGCCTCTTCTAGCTGTTTCTACAAGTGTGTATCTTGGTCTGTTCTCTGATTCCTGGTCACCGTCTCCATGTCTCCCCTGTGGCTGAGGCTGGACATCTACCCGTACCAGTCCCTTTCACCCTGTTTGGATTCTTTTTCTAAGGGTGTCTGTTGCTTGTTTCTGTGGGGATTTCCTCCCTTGTCTCTCATCAGTCTGGATCTCTCTGGCCCCCTCCACTTCTGTCCCGTTCTGTATGTCTCTTGCTTTCCTGGTTTACTTGGGTGTCTCGAGTCGTCCTATAGCTGTTCTGTTTCTTGATCTAGCACTTTCTCTTATCGGTTTGggtcctctctcttctttgtctctccacCCGCTGACTGTTCAGGGGGTGTGTATGGAGCCAAGTTGGTGACAGAGGCGTGTGGCCCCCGCCCCCTTCTTTACCCCCCCTGACCCTcagccccccctcccccttccaaacTTAGCTTGGCCCAGGCCTTGGGCTCTCGTCCCAGGACAGGATTGACACAGGACAAAACGTATTGTGAACCCCTGGGGGCCAGGACACAGGAAGGAGCTGATATCCCCACTAATGGACCTAGCTATCTGGGATCTAGCCAGAGATCCAGGCACCCTCCCCTGAAGACTGGAGAGGCAAGCTAGGAAGGCTTCCTGCAAGAAGGTACTAGAAGTGAGCAGAGCTCCTCAGGGACAGAGCCTGGTGCTGAACCCAGTCCCTGGCCCCCACCAGGTCCCCAGCCTGGACAGGGCAAGATTGAGTTATGGGAAGCTGTTGACAAGCGCTGAAAACTCATGGCTAGGGGTTTTGAACATCTGGGTCCCAGGCGTGTCCAGTCAGCCCAGAAGGCCCTGGCCCCCTGCCTTCCCCCTGCCAGGAAGACACTGGGATCCAGAGCTGGCTTTGCACCTCTCCTTTTAGCCACACACTCCCTAGGGTCACCCCACTTGGGCTTTGACCTCCAGCCCTGGACGCCAAGCCTTCTAGGGCCCCAAGTAGGTTTTACTCTTGGGAGCTCCCAAGGCCTTGTTTCCCATAGTAGCCCTTGCTCAGTACATCTGACTTTGTGCAAAGCATCGCCTCTCTCACCCCTGCCCTGTATAAAGGGGTCATTTGAAGCTGACATTCAGAGTAGCCTAGGCTGAAAGTGCTCCTGAAGGTTCATGAGCCTGAGCTCTGAGGGATTGTCCAGAGACAGGCAGGCAGCATGGGGtgcctgggttcaaaccccaggCCAGCCATCTAATTCTGTGATCTCCATGAAGGCTGTAGGGGGCATCAGTCCATCTTTAGAGGGCAGTTGGGGATTGTGAATGCCAGGCTCTAAATCTTGTGTCTGGTGGGGTTTGGGGGCTGGGTGAAGAGGGATTTGCAGGGAGGCCTTAGGCTTAGGCCCAGTCATCACTTCCAGAAGAGTTGATTAAAATTCCCTGTGGGCAGGAATCATTCCAcacttttgtcttttattctccAGTGCAAGAAACAATGCCTAGCtgatagatgtttaataaatgcttctggaatcagagggcagGAAATCAGGAACCAGGGGCTCAGTCTCCCTGCAGCAGGGGTTTGGGAGACTTACCTCTTGTCTTTCCCTGCCCACCCTGACCctccccattccccttcccctccacagatGGCCCCATGGCCTGGCTCCTCTGGGCTCCACAGTCGCATTTATTCATAGACAGACATAGGGAACAGACACACCAACCCCCAGCCCACACCCTGGGACCTCCACTCTCACCCTGTCCTATTGCTGCTGCAGACAAGAAACCTGGAAGGACTGGGTGTGTGGGCAGAGGGGCAAGGAGGCCAGCAAAGGCAGGGGGGCACATGGGGGAATAGGCCCCCTGGGAACCAGAGAATCCACATTTCCCCATAATTCACCTCAGTTGGAATGTGGACCCAACCTGTCATCCTGGTGGTGGTAAGAGGGTGGGACTCTGGGTCAGTGTGGGGTGAGGGAATCTATCCTGCAATGGTGGGGGGGTGGAAGGAGGGTATTAGGGTCCAGAACTCTCTGTCCAGAACCCCAGGGAGACATCCCCCACCTTGAGCTCGCTCTTTCTTCCACTGTTGGAACCTAAAAGGTGGGCTTCATTTCAGAGAGGGGGCAGAGGGGCTCTGGGTAGCCATAAAACAAGGGTGGGGGGTTCTGGGTGTCAGGAAGATACCTCCCCTGCTCCCCCCAGacacccttcttcctcttcctccaggtCAAAGGCTGAGTGGTCCTGACTGTCAAAGCAGGAGGCGCTGAGGTATGCAGGGGCTGGAGGAGGGGTccgagagggagagggaggagaaggggggttGTCGACTGTCTCCACTGGAGCCGGGGCTGCCTCCTCCACAGTGGCCACAGCCCTGCTCATGGCCCCTTCCATCTTGGCCCGGTGGCACCGCTGGTGCCGCAAGAGGCTGTAGGCTCTGGAGAAGCGGCGGGGGCACAAGGGACAGGGGTGTGGAGCGGGGCCTCCCGCATGTACCTGGGCATGACGGGCCAGGTCTGCCAGTCGCTTGAACTCCCGCTGGCAGCGGACACACTGGAAAGGTCGGGCTCCTGAGTGGGTGACACCATGCTGGCGGAGGTGGGCCCGCCGACGGAAGCCTTTGCCACACTCTGGACACCGGAAACGGGGTTCCACAGGcggtgggggaggtggggggggctCCTCCCCAGGCTCTCCTTCGCGGCTGcccccatcttctccattctgcCCCTGGGATTCTGCCCCTTTGGCAAAGTTCCATCCCTTGGAGGCGCTGCCCACGCTTCTCTCCTCCTTGTCAGACCGAGAAGGGGTTGGGGCAGGTGCCAACAGGCTCAGGGCACCATGCACCCGGCGGTGCTGCCGGAGGTAGGAGGCCAGGCGAAAGGCCAGGCCGCAGTCTGGGCAGGCAAATGGCCGGTCAGGGGAGTGGACGAGCCGGTGTCGGGACAGCGACCAGGGTCTGGCAAAGGCCTTGAGGCAGACGGAGCACTGATGGCGCTTGGGCCGTGGAGGGGGCCCAGGCTCCCCATCGGGGCCTGCTCGGCCCCCCGAGCTCCGCAGGCATGGGTGGGCCTTCAGCTCCCCCTTGGTAGGGAAGGCCTCTCTGCAGCGCAGGCACAGCAGGGTCCAGTCAGCCTGGAGCAggacctccttctcctccccgcGGCCAGCCGCTGCCCGCGCCAGCTCAGCCGCCTCCTCCTGGGCATCCTCAGGAGGCCCCGTAGTCGGGGTTGGTTCTGCCACGGGCTCCTGGCTCCCTGGCACCTCGGCCCCTGCTGGCTCCCCACTGCCACCATGCTCCTGGGCCAGGTGCAGCTGCAGTTGAGCCGGCTCTGGGAACGTGCGTGGGCAGGCTGCACAGCGCAGAGGTGGCTGAGGGCCATGGCCTCGCAGGTGCCTGGCCAGGTGGGCCGGCCGGCGGAAGGCTTTGGGGCATAGGGGGCAGGCATGAGGGCGCAGGCCCGAGTGGCTGAGCCGGTGACGGGACAGGTAGTAGGGGAAGCGGAAGAGGCGGCCACAGGTGGGACAGGGCAGAGGGGCCCTGGGAGCAGCTCCGCCGCCTCGGCCCCGGCCCCTGCCCCTGCCTCGGCCCCGGCCCCGACCCCGAGGAGAGGCGCCTGGGGCTGGCGGAGGGGGCTGGGGGTCCATATCtgcaaggaaagaaggagaaagaggcatGATGTACACAGGGATGACCCAGACACAGCCAGAGATGGAGGGGAACCAATGAGATCCacaggaaaagagacagagggagaaagaggagggaggggaggtgggtcaagagggaaagagcaacagagggaaagacaaaggcagggaaggcagggacagagggagaaggaaaggggagagagagacaggcaaagacaaggtggggggagagaagggagggagagatggagggagacaaagatgagaagggagagagactgagaaagaaagatggggaggaaagggaggttgAAGGGCCAGAGAAAGATggtagggagagagacagaaagacagacaggacggggagagacagaaagacagacaggacggggagagacagaaagacagacaggacggggagagacagaaagacagacaggatggggagagacagaaagacagacaggacggggagagacagaaagacagacagacaggacggggagagacagaaagacagacaggacggggagagacagaaagacagacgaCAGGacggggagagacagaaagacagacaggacggggagagacagaaagacagacagacaggacggggagagacagaaagacagacaggacggggagagacagaaagacagacaggacggggagagacagaaagacagacaggacggggagagacagaaagacagacaggacggggagagacagaaagacagacaggacggggagagacagaaagacagacaggacggggagagacagaaagacagataggacggggagagacagaaagacagacaggacggggagagacagaaagacagacaggacgGGGAGAGACAAGCAGAAacagcagggagagagggagagagacagaaagagaaagacagggcagggctggaggggagagaaggacgGGCAGGGGGCAGGGACAGAAGCGCCCACTGTGTGCCCTCGGGCCCTCACCACCCCCTGGGGAGGGCGCTCTTGTTAGCCTCATGggacagacgaagaaactgaggcagacaaagggcCGCGTCCGAGGCCCCGCTCGCACTCGGGGtccggggcgggggaggggggagggtcaGGGAACTCGAAACAGAGAAGTgcagggggggaggggagccGGAGGATGCaaaggggcggggggggggggggggaagggggcgCACACGCccggacacacggacagacacgAGGACAGGCCGGGGCTCGCGCACACAGGCCCGGGGACGGGCACGGACCCCCCGCCGGGGGTGGCTCTCGGGGGCGCGCGCGGCGGGGGAGGGGGCGTCGCGGGGGCGCGCTCGGGGCCCCCTCCCCCCGCGCTGTCTCACCTCCTCCTCGCTCCCTCCGGCCTCGGGGCCTCCTCCCTCGCGCGCGGACTGACGGACGGACGGGCGGACGGACGCGGACACGGGGGAGGGTGGGGCGGGGGAGGGCCGCGCCGGGCGGGCGGGGGAGGGGCGCCGCTCTCTTCCGGCTCCCCGGATGCAAGCGCGGCCCCGCCCCCGGCGCGCAGGGggtgggtggaggagggaagggggggtgCTCCAGGCCGGTGCCCGCCCGGGCCACACCCCGGAGAGGGACTCGAGGGCGCCTGCGCACGGAGCTGGGGGGCGGAGCCTGTCTCTAAGTGCCAGTCTCGGAGCCGAGGAAGGTTTCACGCCCCCCCAGGGGCGGGGCGTATCTCTAAGCGAGGGGCTCGAGCTTGAAGAAGATGGCTTCCCCCTTGGGGC
Proteins encoded:
- the ZNF579 gene encoding zinc finger protein 579, whose protein sequence is MDPQPPPPAPGASPRGRGRGRGRGRGRGRGGGAAPRAPLPCPTCGRLFRFPYYLSRHRLSHSGLRPHACPLCPKAFRRPAHLARHLRGHGPQPPLRCAACPRTFPEPAQLQLHLAQEHGGSGEPAGAEVPGSQEPVAEPTPTTGPPEDAQEEAAELARAAAGRGEEKEVLLQADWTLLCLRCREAFPTKGELKAHPCLRSSGGRAGPDGEPGPPPRPKRHQCSVCLKAFARPWSLSRHRLVHSPDRPFACPDCGLAFRLASYLRQHRRVHGALSLLAPAPTPSRSDKEERSVGSASKGWNFAKGAESQGQNGEDGGSREGEPGEEPPPPPPPPVEPRFRCPECGKGFRRRAHLRQHGVTHSGARPFQCVRCQREFKRLADLARHAQVHAGGPAPHPCPLCPRRFSRAYSLLRHQRCHRAKMEGAMSRAVATVEEAAPAPVETVDNPPSPPSPSRTPPPAPAYLSASCFDSQDHSAFDLEEEEEGCLGGAGEVSS